A window of Daucus carota subsp. sativus chromosome 2, DH1 v3.0, whole genome shotgun sequence genomic DNA:
ACAAGCCTTGCTATCTTCAGATTCAGGTGAATTGTTGCCATGCTTGCTCCTGGACAGATTCTTCTCCCCACGCTGAACGGCATCATTTTCACCCCGGTCACACCAGTAATATCCGCGTCCTCGCCACCAGTAAGAAATCGGTCCGGGTTGAATTTTTCGGGATCGGACCAGATTTTTTGATCATTCCCGATTGGTGGAGTGAAAAATTCAACAGTAGTTCCCAAGGGAATGTCGTAGCCTGCTAGCTTTGAGGGATCAGTAACAGCATTACTTAAAACAAAATATGTAGGAGGGTGTTTCCTTAGTAATTCCTTTGTCACGGCATTTAGAAAGGGCCTTTTTTCTATATCTTTTTCGTTGATCTAGCCATGCTGACATCGAATATGTCCCGTTCAGGAGACCAGAGTCTTACATCACGTGCAAAGATGATGAGTTAACTAGAGTGTTAAATGGATTGTGAGGATGAGGAATGGTTGAACAAATTTAATACCGAAAAAGGATGTGATGAGCCCATCTCTGCTGATGTTTTTGAGATAATTATTACTTCATTCGAGAAGAGAT
This region includes:
- the LOC108207568 gene encoding cytochrome P450 77A1; the protein is MGSSHPFSINEKDIEKRPFLNAVTKELLRKHPPTYFVLSNAVTDPSKLAGYDIPLGTTVEFFTPPIGNDQKIWSDPEKFNPDRFLTGGEDADITGVTGVKMMPFSVGRRICPGASMATIHLNLKIARLVQEFEWSAYLENSKVNLSEKLEFTVVMKNPLRAMIKPRV